A window from Urocitellus parryii isolate mUroPar1 chromosome 1, mUroPar1.hap1, whole genome shotgun sequence encodes these proteins:
- the Slc35f5 gene encoding solute carrier family 35 member F5, which produces MVPPGRHRGAGRPGALSSSPPFRLRAAKFSGFAFEKLREAIKTRLQMVCVFIMNRMNSQNSGFTQRRRMALGIVILLLVDVIWVASSELTSYVFTQYNKPFFSTFAKTSMFVLYLLGFIIWKPWRQQCTRGFRGKHAAFFADAEGYFAACTTDTTMNSSLSEPLYVPVKFHDLPSEKPESTNIDPEKTPKKSRVRFSNIMEIRQLPSSHALEAKLSRMSYPTVKEQESILKTVGKLTATQVAKISFFFCFVWFLANLSYQEALSDTQVAIVNILSSTSGLFTLILAAVFPSNSGDRFTLSKLLAVILSIGGVVLVNLSGSEKSAGRDTIGSIWSLIGAMLYAVYIVMIKRKVDREDKLDIPMFFGFVGLFNLLLLWPGFFLLHYTGFEDFEFPNKVVLMCIIINGLIGTVLSEFLWLWGCFLTSSLIGTLALSLTIPLSIIADMCMQKVQFSWLFFAGAIPVFFSFFIATLLCHYNNWDPVMVGIRRIFAFICRKHRIQRVPEDSEQCESLIPMHGVSQEDGAS; this is translated from the exons ATGGTGCCGCCAGGACGCCATCGCGGGGCAGGAAGGCCAG GTGCCCTGAGTTCTTCACCTCCTTTTAGACTGAGAGCAGCCAAGTTTTCCGGATTTGCTTTTGAGAAACTAAGAGAGGCCATTAAAACCAG ATTGCAAATGGTGTGTGTATTTATCATGAACCGAATGAATTCCCAGAACAGTGGTTTTACTCAGCGAAGGCGAATGGCTCTTGGGATTGTTATTCTCCTGCTTGTTGATGTGATATGGGTTGCTTCCTCGGAACTTACTTCG TATGTTTTTACTCAGTACAACAAACCATTCTTCAGCACCTTTGCAAAAACATCTATGTTCGTTTTGTACCTTTTGGGCTTTATTATTTGGAAGCCATGGAGGCAACAGTGCACAAGAGGATTTCGAGGAAAGCATGCTgcattt TTTGCGGATGCTGAAGGTTACTTTGCTGCTTGCACAACAGATACTACTATGAATAGTTCTTTG AGTGAACCTTTATATGTTCCTGTGAAATTTCATGATCTTCCAAGTGAAAAACCTGAGAGCACAAATATTGATCCTGAAAAGA ctcccaAAAAGTCTCGGGTAAGGTTCAGCAATATTATGGAGATTCGACAGCTCCCATCAAGCCATGCATTAGAAGCAAAGTTGTCTCGCATGTCATATCCTACTGTGAAAGAACAAGAATCCATATTGAAAACTGTGGGGAAACTGACTGCAACTCAAGTAGCaaaaattagcttttttttttgctttgtg tggtTTTTGGCAAATTTGTCATACCAAGAAGCACTTTCAGACACACAAGTTGctatagttaatattttatcttcaacTTCTG GACTTTTTACCTTAATCCTTGCTGCAGTGTTTCCAAGTAACAGTGGAGATAGATTTACTCTCTCTAAACTATTAGCTGTCATTTTAAG CATTGGCGGTGTTGTTCTGGTAAACCTGTCAGGGTCTGAAAAATCTGCTGGAAGAGATACAATAG gtTCCATTTGGTCTCTTATTGGAGCCATGCTTTATGCTGTTTATATTGTTATGATTAAGAGAAAAGTAGACAGAGAAGATAAGCTGGATATTCCAATGTTCTTTG GTTTTGTAGGTCTGTTTAATTTGCTACTCCTGTGGCCAGGTTTCTTTTTACTTCATTATACTGGATTTGAGGACTTTGAGTTTCCAAATAAAGTAGTATTAATGTGCATTATTATTAATGGCCTTATTGGAACAGTTCTTTCTGAGTTCCTGTGGTTGTg ggGCTGCTTTCTTACCTCATCATTGATAGGCACACTTGCGCTAAGTCTTACAATACCTCTATCCATAATAGCTGACATGTGTATGCAAAAG GTGCagttttcttggttattttttgCAGGCGCTATCCctgtgtttttttcattttttattgcaacTCTTCTATGTCATTATAATAACTGGGATCCTGTAATGGTAGGAATCAGAAGAATTTTTGCCTTTATATGCAGAAAACATCGAATTCAGAG AGTTCCAGAAGACAGTGAACAGTGCGAGAGTCTCATTCCTATGCATGGTGTCTCTCAGGAGGATGGAGCTAGTTAG